A portion of the Malania oleifera isolate guangnan ecotype guangnan chromosome 3, ASM2987363v1, whole genome shotgun sequence genome contains these proteins:
- the LOC131150723 gene encoding uncharacterized protein LOC131150723, which translates to MSRDRGNENLPSEDIGWHFGTAVDGNRHVIMCKLCGKIIKGGITRLKQHLAHKKGQVAGCSNVTTQVREQMMKHLQQYAEKKRDKQKRQEEAEAQIRGDFENFSDEEDLEEESMRFARQESMRSQQQWEERQRFRARTTGRGNIYEEGGGSGSGATSGFNRAGARSYSGREAGGSGRQWINPDAPEARLKAMDPILERSKSAKQPKLNTKLLKGLRSKLGKAVGKFLIYNRIPANVADSPFMQPMLDIAAEVGKGVKGPSPYEISEIYLEQEYQEMKNYIASFAGIWKERGVTLMCDGWSGPTRKHIINFLVYCDRGTVFHKSVDASDVPSRTAEYYFRLMDEVVEEIGEENVVQVVTDNEAAMKAGGKLLMQKRPNLYWTACAAHCIDLILEDIGKKSNVKKVLEDARTITSFIYNHTWTVNFMKKFTNNRELLRPAITRFATNFIALETIVRHKQALREMFTSDAWKNSRFGMAKSGPAYDSKKIILGKEFWQKASDIIKVQEPLVKVLKLVDGDEKPTMGFIYEAIDRAKLAIQKDCRFYKDYWKIIDNRWSFQLHQDLHAAGYFLNPQFLYGAPPSPEVAREVMDGVKKVITKLVPDIDTQIRAINQLLLYRDRQETFGTPLAQRAVKQTNPAEWWIHYGLCAPELQRIAIRVLSQTTSASNCERNWSTFSLIHTKTRNRLKYMRLQKLVFVHYNMRLKLRRTMRRSQREIEEGFNPINLDYIFEEDDPLSQWLEERETPLLDGQDNSNWLNEEVGGTTEGGDQPPINAHDDSSSSPERTQSDDNLGLSPPSDDDGNSGAGAGVGGGGSGGGGGGGVEYNYGYDTGTSFGRDIYPSDPYGLHDIPENYDLGIPPGNQSSQPRRRSARGDPSDSTEDSYGVVRSFGDFGLDGSSSQSYGSHPAYPHYASRDSHFYPSGSGISGSSESSSTHYPEPAPAPTYRHYSGEFSSPVHFQEQQQNDANLGSFNYVFPQGWGDNFPSQSQDTDANYEDPPRHSFWW; encoded by the exons atgtcacgtgatagaggaaatgaaaacttacctagtgaagatattggatggcattttggtactgcggtagacggtaatagacatgttattatgtgtaagttatgtgggaagataatcaaagggggcattacacgcttgaaacaacacttggcacataaaaagggtcaagtagctggatgctcaaatgtgaccacacaagtaagagaacaaatgatgaaacatctacaacagtatgctgagaagaaaagagataaacaaaaaaggcaagaagaagcagaagcccaaattagaggagattttgagaatttcagcgatgaagaagacttggaagaagaaagtatgagattcgctcgacaagaaagcatgcgatcacaacaacaatgggaagagagacaaagatttcgagcaagaacaactggaaggggtaatatttatgaagagggaggtggctctggcagtggtgctaccagtggtttcaatagagcaggagctcgatcttatagtggtcgagaagctggaggtagtggacgacaatggatcaatcctgatgcccctgaagctagactaaaggcaatggatcctattttagaaagaagcaagagtgcgaaacaaccaaaactcaacacaaagttactgaaaggtttaagaagtaaattaggaaaagcggttggaaaattcctaatttataatcggattccagcgaatgtagctgactctccatttatgcagcctatgcttgatattgctgcagaggttggaaagggggtgaagggtccatcaccctatgagatatctgaaatttatttggagcaagagtatcaagaaatgaaaaattatatagcttcttttgctggaatttggaaggaaagaggtgtaacacttatgtgtgatggttggtcaggaccaactagaaaacacattataaactttttagtttattgcgatagaggcaccgtgtttcataaatcagttgatgcctctgatgtgccaagcagaacagctgaatattatttcag attaatggatgaggtggttgaagaaattggagaggagaatgttgtccaagtagtgactgataatgaagctgcaatgaaggcaggaggaaaattattaatgcagaagaggcccaatctctattggacagcatgtgcagctcattgcatagaccttattcttgaagatattggtaagaaaagtaacgtgaagaaggtcttagaagatgcaagaacaataacctcatttatttacaaccacacatggacagtgaatttcatgaagaaattcacaaataatagagagttacttcgccctgccatcactcgatttgccacaaatttcattgctttggagactattgtcaggcataaacaagcactaagggaaatgtttacatctgatgcttggaaaaactcaaggtttggaatggcaaaatcaggcccagcatatgattcgaagaaaattatcttaggcaaagagttttggcaaaaggcctctgatataattaaagtgcaagaacccttggtgaaagttcttaaattggttgatggtgatgaaaaaccaaccatgggcttcatatacgaggcaattgatagggcgaagttggccattcaaaaagattgccggttttacaaagactattggaaaattattgacaaccggtggagttttcagttgcaccaagatttgcacgctgctg ggtattttttgaacccacaatttctttatggtgccccaccctctcctgaagttgctagagaagtcatggatggagttaaaaaagtgataaccaagttggtacccgatatagatactcaaattcgggctattaatcaa ttgttgctatatcgagataggcaagagacttttggaaccccgttggctcaaagggcagtaaaacaaacaaatcctg ctgaatggtggattcattatggcttgtgtgctcctgagctccaaagaatagcaattagagttcttagccagaccacatcagcttcgaactgtgagcgtaattggagcacctttagcctcatccatacgaaaacaagaaatagattaaagtacatgagactacaaaaacttgttttcgtacattacaacatgaggttaaagttaagacgtacaatgagaagaagccaacgagaaattgaagagggtttcaatcctatcaatttggattacattttcgaagaagatgatcctttaagtcaatggttagaggagagagagacaccactactcgacggtcaggacaattcaaattggttaaatgaagaggttggtggtactacagaaggaggtgatcaaccaccaataaacgcgcatgatgattcaagttcaagtcctgaacgcacacaaagtgatgacaatcttggtttgagcccaccaagtgatgatgatggtaatagtggtgctggagctggggttggggggggtggcagtggtggtggtggaggcggcggtgtagaatataattatggatatgatacagggacatcatttggaagggatatatatccttctgatccttatggactacatgacatacctgaaaattatgacttgggtattcctccagggaaccaatcttcacaacccaggagaaggagtgctcgtggtgaccctagcgattctactgaagattcatatggtgtggttcgtagttttggcgactttggtttagatggttcatcatcacaatcatatggatctcatccagcatatccacattatgcatctcgtgactcacatttttatcccagtggatcaggaatctcaggatctagtgagtcttcttctacacactacccagagccagcccctgccccaacttatagacattattcaggagaattttcatcaccagtacattttcaagagcaacaacaaaatgacgcaaacttgggttcatttaactatgtatttccacaaggatggggagataatttcccatcccaatctcaagatacagatgcaaattatgaagaccctccacgtcattctttttggtggtga